From the genome of Streptomyces xanthophaeus:
GGGATCGGCCTCGTCGGGGACGTCGGCAGTGCCCGCCCCCTTCGGACGGTCCGGCAGGGCTCGCCCGGTCGGGTCGAGGGGATGGTCCGTCCATTGACAGAAGTTGAACGCAGGCCGAGGCTGAGAGCGCTCTCTGTCGTCAACTCATAGGCACGGGAGCGCCGCACCTCCCTCACTGCCAGGTGCCCCCCCACGAGGAGGATCATCATGTTCCATTTATCGAAAGTGCTTGCGTCAGGGCTCTCGGCCCTGGTGGTCGCCGCCGGTCTGACGGCTCTCGGTCCGCTGTCATCGGCAGAGGCCGTACCGGCGACCATCCCGCTCACGATCAAGAACAGCTCGGGTCGCAGCGAGCCGGTGTACGTGTACAACCTGGGCACGCAGCTGACGACCGGCCGACAGGGCTGGGCCGACGCCAACGGCGGGTTCCACCCCTGGCCCGTCGGAGGCAATCCACCCACCCCCGCCCCCGACGCCTCGATCGCGGGTCCGGCCGACGGGCAGACCAAGACGATCCGGATACCCAAGTTCTCCGGACGCGTCTACTTCTCCATAGGCCAGAAGATCGTCTTCAAGCTCAGCACCGGCGGCCTCGTACAGCCTGCCGTGCAGAACCCGTCCGACCCCAACCGCACCGTCCTGTTCAACTGGTCCGAGTACACGCTCAACGATGCCGGGCTGTGGATCAACAGCACCCAGGTCGACATGTTCTCGGCTCCGTACGCCGTGGGCGTGAAGGCGGCCGACGGCACGGTCACGAACACGGGCCGGCTCAAGCCGGGCGGCTACAACGCCGTCTTCACCCAACTGCGTTCGGCCGGCTGGGGCGGATTGATCCAGACCCGGCCCGACGGCACACCGCTGCGCGCGCTCTCGCCCGGTCACGGCATCGAGGCGGGCGGAATCCCCGCCGGTGTGATGAACGACTACATCAACCGGGTCTGGAGCAAGTACAGCTCCTCCACGCTCACCGTGACGCCCTTCGCGAACCAACCGAACAACAAGTACTACGGGCGGGTCTCGGGCAACGTCATGAACTTCACCAACGGCTCGGGAGCGGTGGTCACCAGCTTCCAGAAGCCGGATTCCGACAGTGTCTTCGGCTGCTACAAGCTCCTGGACGCACCCAACGACCAGGTCCGCGGCCCGATCTCCCGCACCCTGTGCGCGGGCTTCAACCGGTCGACGCTCCTGACCAACCCGGCCCAGCCCGACCCGAACGGCGCCAACTTCTACCGTGACGCCGTCACCAACCACTACTCCCGCGTCATCCACGGACAGATGGCCGACGGTAAGGCGTACGGCTTCGCCTTCGACGACGTGGGCGCCCACGAGTCGCTGGTGCACGACGGCAACCCGCAGGAGGCCTTCATGACGCTGGAACCGCTCAACTGACGGCGGTCCCGTACGTGCGCAGCGAGCGGATGCAGATGCGGATGCGGCTGGTCGCTGTGGGGCCGGCTCGCCCGTCCGGCGGGGGCGAGATCGTGCAGGCGCGCGAGCCGGCAGCCACGGTCCCGCCCCTGGCTCGGCAGGACCCCGCCGTCACCGTCCGCGCCCGTCCGGTCGCTCTCCTCGGTCGCCCAGGGCGCTGCCGCCCAGGCGGCGTAATCTGGCTGAACCGCCACAGAACGCGCGTGCGAGTGACACGGTGCGCGGTCCGTGTACCTCGCCGCGCCCACGATCCAGGGAGGCGGCGCGTGACCGATCCGTTCGGCTTCCTCAGGATCCCCCGCGAGGCCGTGCCGGCCCGCCCCGTCGGGCAACGGCTCGGCGACTGGCGCGAGGTCTACGCGGGCCAGGCGCTGCTGCCGCTCGTCTCCCGGCAGGCCGACCGCTGCATGGACTGCGGCATACCGTTCTGCCACACCGGCTGCCCCCTGGGAAACCTCATCCCCGAGTGGAACGCGTACGCCGCCCACGGCGACTGGCATGCCGCGTACGAGCGGCTCCACGCGACCAACAACTTCCCGGAGGTCACCGGAAGGCTCTGCCCGGCCCCCTGCGAGGACGCCTGTGTCCTCACGATCAACGCCGACCCGGTGACCATCAAGAACGTCGAGCAGGCGATCGCGGACGAGGGCCTGCGGCGCGGCTACATGGCGCCCAGACCGCCGGAGAAGCGCAGCGGCAAGGCGGTGGCCGTCATAGGCTCCGGTCCGGCCGGACTGGCCGCAGCGCAGCAGCTGACCCGGGCGGGGCACCGCGTCACGGTCCACGAGCGGGCCGACCGGATCGGCGGACTGCTGCGCTACGGCATCCCCGAGTTCAAGATGGAGAAGGCCCACCTGGACCGCCGCATCGAGCAGATGCGCGCCGAGGGCACGATGTTCACCACGGGCACGGACGTCGGCGGCGCGACCGGTGCCGGGGCGGACGAGCTGCGGAGCCGCTGCGACGCGCTCGTCGTCGCGATCGGAGCCGGCGAGCGCCGGGAGCTGCCGGTCCCCGGCCGTTCGCTGGACGGTATTCACCAGGCCATGGACTACCTGACCTGCGCCAATCGCGTGCGCGAGGGCGACTACCCCGTATCCCCCCTCACCGCCGAAGGCAGACACGTGGTCATCGTGGGCGGCGGTGACACCGGTTCCGACTGCCTCGGCACGGCCTTGAGGCAGGGCGCGGTGTCCGTGCTCCAGCTCGACATCAATCCCGAACCCGGCGCGGGCCGGACCGACGACGAGCCCTGGCCCGTGTACCCGAGGACGTACCGGATCTCCCACGCCCACGAAGAGGCCCGCGGGCGCGAGGGCCGGGACCCCAGGCTGTTCGCCTGCGCCACTCTGCGCTTCGAGGGGGACGCCGCGGGCCGGGTACGGGCGCTGCACCTGACCGCCGTCGAGCCGGTGGCCCGCAGCCCGCTGGCCGGCACCGAGCAGGTCATACCGGCCGGCCTGGTCCTGCTGGCCCTCGGCTTCTCGGGCCCCGAGCGGGCCGGTGGACTGCGCGGGCAGTTGGGCCTGGACCTCGACGAGCGCGGCAACTTCGCGCGCGACGCCGGCTTCGCGGCGGCCGGCGGGCGGGCGCCGGGAGTGTTCGTCGCGGGCGACGCAGGCCGGGGGCAGTCCCTGGTGGTGTGGGCCATCGCGGAGGGCCGCGCTGCGGCCGCCGCCGTGGACCGCTACCTGACCGGCTCCACCTGCCTCCCGGCCCCGGTCGCCGCGCATGACCGGCCGATGACGGCTCTGGGCCGCATGCGGTACGGACTCTGAGCGCTCCCCCGCGCGGTGGACGGCAGCGCCTGCGGCTGTCCGTCAGCGCTCGCCGTCAGTGCTCACGCCCGGGCCGGCGCCTTTCGTGCGGGGACCCGCTGTCGTCGCCCGGCCGGTCCAGACGGGCGGCCTCGTCCGTGTCCGCCGCCCGCACGGCCCGTAGATCCGGTTCGCCCGTGCGGGGCGCCGTGGAGCGGGGCGCGACGTGCGGTGCCCTGCGCCGGCTCTGCTCGTCGTCGTGGTCGTGGAGCGGGGCGCCGCCGGCGCCTCCCTGGTCGTCCATGGCGGATCCTTCCCGTACGTCGGAACCCCCCAGTCGGCGCGTGCCCCGAGCCCGGCCCCGGAAACCCGTGGATCCGAAGAAAACGGAGGAACCGGAGAAACCGGAGAACACAGAGGAAACGGTCCCGTCGTCGACAGGTGGGGGACGGGCCGTGGCGCCACCGTAGGCTGACCGGGTCGTTTCTGCTCGTCGCTGATCGGAGCTGCCGTCATGCTGACCGCCCTGACGGGTGTTTTCGGGGATCGCGCGGACGCTGTCGGCGTCGCGGGTCGCACTGCTTCCTACGAGGAACTTCTGGGTGCAGCCGGTGCGGTGGCCGCCGACCTGGCCGCCCTCGGCCCGGTGCGCGCGTTCGCGGTGACCGCTACCGCCTCGCTCGAGACCGTCGCCGCGGTGGTCGGGGGACTCCTTGCCGGAGTGCCGTGCGTGCCGCTGCCTCCCGATGCCGGGCCCGCCGAACGTGATCACATCCTGCGGGACTCCGGCGCCCGTCCCATCGAGGTGGACTTCGCCCGCCGGGCACCCGCCGCATCGGCCGTACCCACCGTGCCGGAGGCGGTGTCCGAGGATCCCGCGTTGATCCTCTACACCTCCGGGACCACCGGCGCCCCCAAGGGCGTGGTCCTCGGCACCGCCGCGATCACCGCCGACCTGGATGCGCTCGCCGATGCCTGGGAGTGGAGCGCGGCGGACACGCTCGTCCACGGGCTGCCCCTGTTCCACGTCCATGGGCTGGTCCTGGGTGTCCTCGGGGCGTTGCGGACGGGGAGCCGCCTGGTCCATACGGGCCGGCCGACGCCGGAGGCGTATGCGGAGGCTGCGGAAGCCGGGGGGAGCCTGTACTTCGGGGTGCCGACGGTGTGGTCGCGCATCGCGGCCGCCCCGCAGGCGGCGGCCGCCTTGTCGAGGGCCCGGTTGCTGGTGTCGGGAAGCGCTGCCCTGCCCACGCCGGTCTTCCGCGATCTGGAACGGCTGACCGGGCACCGGCCGGTGGAGCGGTACGGGATGACGGAGACCCTGATCACCGTGAGCGGGCGGGCGGGCGGTGAGGTCCGCCCCGGCGCGGTAGGCACCCCGCTCACGGGAATCCGTACGCGTATCGCCGCCGAGCCGGGCGCCGAGATCGGTGAGCTCCAGCTGGTGGGGCCGACCTTGTTCTCGGGGTATCTGGGCCGGCCGGAGGCGACGGCCGCCGCCTTCACGGAGGACGGGTGGTTCCGCACGGGTGACATCGCGGCCGTCGACGGGGACGGTGTGCACCGGATCGTGGGCCGTGCGTCCACGGACATGATCAAGTCGGGTGGCTACCGGATCGGGGCGGGTGAGATCGAGAACGCGCTGCTGGACCATCCGCGCGTGAGGGAGGCGGCGGTGATCGGTGTTCCGGATGCCGACCTGGGGGAGCGGATCGTCGCGTTCGTCGTCGCCGAGGGGGTCACGGGCGCCGAGTTGACCGATTTCGTCGCCACGCATCTGTCGGTGCACAAGCGGCCGCGCGAGGTTCGTTTCATCGCCGCGGTTCCGCGCAACGCGATGGGCAAACCGCAGAAGCGGCTCCTGCTGGACGCGGAGTAGGGGCGGGAGCAGGCCCGGAGGCGGGGGCATGCGCAGCACCTCGGTGGGGCAGGTGGGAGCCATGACCGCTTCCTCTTCCGCTGCCTCACCCGCCGCCGACGATCCGGCGCACTACACAGGGCTCCGCACCGACGAGGCGGAACGCCGGGCACTGGCGCGGGGCTGGACGACGGTGCGCACGGTCGCGCCCGGCACCATGCTGACCATGGAACACCTCGAAGGCAGGCTGAACTTCGAGGTCGAGGACGGCAGAGTGCGCAGGGCCTGGAGCGGCTGACCCCGAGCGGGCGGCGGACAGCGCCGTATCCGGTTTCCGGCCCCACCGCGGGGAGGGCCTGTGCCGCATCGCCCATCGCCGCTAGGGTTGGCCCCCCGGATCCGCAACCGCCTTCCCCCGGGCCGGAGAAGGCGGCGCAAGATCTCCGTTGTCTCACCGGAGGTACTTGCCATGCCCGGCATTCCCTTGTTCCCCCGTCCGCTGTTCCCCCGTCCGCACCGCCTTCCGTCCGCGTCACCGCTGCACCTGCTGACAGCGGTGAACGCCCGCAAGGGCGCGGGCAGCAGCCCCACCGGCGTCGTCGGCCGGCGGCTCGCACGGCTCCTGCTCGC
Proteins encoded in this window:
- a CDS encoding glutamate synthase subunit beta — translated: MTDPFGFLRIPREAVPARPVGQRLGDWREVYAGQALLPLVSRQADRCMDCGIPFCHTGCPLGNLIPEWNAYAAHGDWHAAYERLHATNNFPEVTGRLCPAPCEDACVLTINADPVTIKNVEQAIADEGLRRGYMAPRPPEKRSGKAVAVIGSGPAGLAAAQQLTRAGHRVTVHERADRIGGLLRYGIPEFKMEKAHLDRRIEQMRAEGTMFTTGTDVGGATGAGADELRSRCDALVVAIGAGERRELPVPGRSLDGIHQAMDYLTCANRVREGDYPVSPLTAEGRHVVIVGGGDTGSDCLGTALRQGAVSVLQLDINPEPGAGRTDDEPWPVYPRTYRISHAHEEARGREGRDPRLFACATLRFEGDAAGRVRALHLTAVEPVARSPLAGTEQVIPAGLVLLALGFSGPERAGGLRGQLGLDLDERGNFARDAGFAAAGGRAPGVFVAGDAGRGQSLVVWAIAEGRAAAAAVDRYLTGSTCLPAPVAAHDRPMTALGRMRYGL
- a CDS encoding glycoside hydrolase family 64 protein, encoding MFHLSKVLASGLSALVVAAGLTALGPLSSAEAVPATIPLTIKNSSGRSEPVYVYNLGTQLTTGRQGWADANGGFHPWPVGGNPPTPAPDASIAGPADGQTKTIRIPKFSGRVYFSIGQKIVFKLSTGGLVQPAVQNPSDPNRTVLFNWSEYTLNDAGLWINSTQVDMFSAPYAVGVKAADGTVTNTGRLKPGGYNAVFTQLRSAGWGGLIQTRPDGTPLRALSPGHGIEAGGIPAGVMNDYINRVWSKYSSSTLTVTPFANQPNNKYYGRVSGNVMNFTNGSGAVVTSFQKPDSDSVFGCYKLLDAPNDQVRGPISRTLCAGFNRSTLLTNPAQPDPNGANFYRDAVTNHYSRVIHGQMADGKAYGFAFDDVGAHESLVHDGNPQEAFMTLEPLN
- a CDS encoding AMP-binding protein, encoding MLTALTGVFGDRADAVGVAGRTASYEELLGAAGAVAADLAALGPVRAFAVTATASLETVAAVVGGLLAGVPCVPLPPDAGPAERDHILRDSGARPIEVDFARRAPAASAVPTVPEAVSEDPALILYTSGTTGAPKGVVLGTAAITADLDALADAWEWSAADTLVHGLPLFHVHGLVLGVLGALRTGSRLVHTGRPTPEAYAEAAEAGGSLYFGVPTVWSRIAAAPQAAAALSRARLLVSGSAALPTPVFRDLERLTGHRPVERYGMTETLITVSGRAGGEVRPGAVGTPLTGIRTRIAAEPGAEIGELQLVGPTLFSGYLGRPEATAAAFTEDGWFRTGDIAAVDGDGVHRIVGRASTDMIKSGGYRIGAGEIENALLDHPRVREAAVIGVPDADLGERIVAFVVAEGVTGAELTDFVATHLSVHKRPREVRFIAAVPRNAMGKPQKRLLLDAE
- a CDS encoding I78 family peptidase inhibitor, whose product is MTASSSAASPAADDPAHYTGLRTDEAERRALARGWTTVRTVAPGTMLTMEHLEGRLNFEVEDGRVRRAWSG